The Henckelia pumila isolate YLH828 unplaced genomic scaffold, ASM3356847v2 CTG_461:::fragment_3, whole genome shotgun sequence genome window below encodes:
- the LOC140871395 gene encoding transcription factor SPEECHLESS-like isoform X2 gives MDQINDVAAASPKSKRPKITIDGRTDRPASASGSVKMSHITVERNRRKVMNDRLSVLGSLMPRFYIKKNDKASIIGGVVNYIHELQQTLRSLECKKRSNKASSPKRPPPSLPMSPSTSRSSSPYNPIVPHQQPANFTSPIELFPSDVSSASSTNVDGIVNELVATSRSVVAEVEVRFSGPNLLLKTTSRRVPGQAARIISALEELELEILYANIVTQLDNKTIIYSFTIKIGIECQLSAEELAQQIQRTFC, from the exons ATGGATCAGATAAACGATGTAGCTGCAGCTTCACCGAAGTCGAAGAGACCGAAGATTACGATCGATGGCCGAACAGATCGTCCCGCTTCTGCATCTGGCTCGGTAAAAATGTCTCATATTACGGTGGAGAGAAACCGGAGGAAAGTGATGAACGACCGTCTTTCGGTTCTTGGTTCTTTGATGCCTCGCTTTTACATCAAGAAA AATGACAAAGCATCAATAATCGGTGGCGTCGTCAACTACATACACGAATTACAGCAAACTCTACGATCCCTCGAATGCAAGAAGAGAAGCAATAAGGCTTCGAGCCCGAAACGCCCGCCACCAAGTCTTCCCATGAGCCCGAGTACATCCCGTTCAAGCAGCCCGTACAACCCTATAGTACCTCATCAGCAGCCAGCTAATTTCACGAGCCCGATCGAGCTATTTCCTTCTGATGTTTCTTCAGCTTCTTCCACCAACGTCGACGGTATCGTTAACGAGCTTGTGGCTACGTCCAGATCAGTTGTTGCTGAAGTTGAGGTGAGATTTTCGGGCCCAAATCTGCTGCTCAAGACCACGTCGCGCCGCGTTCCGGGCCAAGCCGCGAGGATCATTTCTGCGCTGGAAGAACTTGAGCTTGAGATTCTGTATGCCAACATCGTAACTCAGCTTGATAATAAGACCATAATATATTCTTTCACTATAAAG ATTGGAATTGAATGCCAGCTTAGCGCAGAAGAATTGGCTCAGCAAATTCAAAGGACATTCTGCTAA
- the LOC140871395 gene encoding transcription factor SPEECHLESS-like isoform X1, whose product MDQINDVAAASPKSKRPKITIDGRTDRPASASGSVKMSHITVERNRRKVMNDRLSVLGSLMPRFYIKKVCTYNMNDKASIIGGVVNYIHELQQTLRSLECKKRSNKASSPKRPPPSLPMSPSTSRSSSPYNPIVPHQQPANFTSPIELFPSDVSSASSTNVDGIVNELVATSRSVVAEVEVRFSGPNLLLKTTSRRVPGQAARIISALEELELEILYANIVTQLDNKTIIYSFTIKIGIECQLSAEELAQQIQRTFC is encoded by the exons ATGGATCAGATAAACGATGTAGCTGCAGCTTCACCGAAGTCGAAGAGACCGAAGATTACGATCGATGGCCGAACAGATCGTCCCGCTTCTGCATCTGGCTCGGTAAAAATGTCTCATATTACGGTGGAGAGAAACCGGAGGAAAGTGATGAACGACCGTCTTTCGGTTCTTGGTTCTTTGATGCCTCGCTTTTACATCAAGAAAGTATGTACATATAATATG AATGACAAAGCATCAATAATCGGTGGCGTCGTCAACTACATACACGAATTACAGCAAACTCTACGATCCCTCGAATGCAAGAAGAGAAGCAATAAGGCTTCGAGCCCGAAACGCCCGCCACCAAGTCTTCCCATGAGCCCGAGTACATCCCGTTCAAGCAGCCCGTACAACCCTATAGTACCTCATCAGCAGCCAGCTAATTTCACGAGCCCGATCGAGCTATTTCCTTCTGATGTTTCTTCAGCTTCTTCCACCAACGTCGACGGTATCGTTAACGAGCTTGTGGCTACGTCCAGATCAGTTGTTGCTGAAGTTGAGGTGAGATTTTCGGGCCCAAATCTGCTGCTCAAGACCACGTCGCGCCGCGTTCCGGGCCAAGCCGCGAGGATCATTTCTGCGCTGGAAGAACTTGAGCTTGAGATTCTGTATGCCAACATCGTAACTCAGCTTGATAATAAGACCATAATATATTCTTTCACTATAAAG ATTGGAATTGAATGCCAGCTTAGCGCAGAAGAATTGGCTCAGCAAATTCAAAGGACATTCTGCTAA